GGGCGTTGAACGTGAGCGACCTCGCCGACGCCATCGAGTCCATCGGCTTCGAGTGTACGCGGTGTGGTGGCTGTTGCAAGAGCGACGACGAGGACCCCCACACCGCCACGGTGTTCCCCGACGAGGTACGCGAGTTGCAGGCGACGACCGGCTACGACTGGCGGGACGTGGCGCGGCCGATGCCGTACGGTCTCTCGGCGGGGGCCGACGGCCCCGAGGGCGAGACGTTCGAGTGGGCGCTCCAGACGGACGCCTGCGGCGACTGCACGTTCTACGAGGAGCGCGAGGGGGAGGGACGGTGTACCGTCCACGACGACCGGCCGCTGATCTGTGCGACCTACCCGTTCAGCGTCGCCCTCGGTGGGACGAGCCAGCCCATGGGCGAGGCGGTGGACGAGGCGGGGATGGTCCGCGCCCACGAGTGCGAGGGCCTCGGGCGCGACATCTCGCGCGCCGACGCCGAGGACCTGGCGCGGACGCTCAAGCAGCGGGCGGTCCGGGAACTGGAGGAGGCCATCGGCGTCCGCGACAACTACGAACCGGTCGAGACGGAGTCGGGTGAGGTGGTGGTGTACGACTCCGAGGGGCCGAAAGACCTGAACGGGGCGCTCCGCTGAGACGGTTCGTCGTGCCCACTCGTCGGCGTGTCGCCGATACTGACGTACAGCGAGCCGTACGGCGGCGATACACCTTTAACGATCCCGCCACAGGTTGGCATGGAGGTTTACACTGTGGAGATCTCAGATAACCTGTTGTGTCTGTTCAGCGCGCGTGTGCAGTCGGAGGATGGATCGTACGTGATCGAGGTACCGCAACGTGAAATCGAGACGGGATCGATCGATCCCGACGAAACCTACCGCGTGGCACTGATCTCTCGGGAACGGGCCGAATCGGAGGAGTCTACCGAATCCGAAACGCCCACCTCGGAGCCACAACCACCCGTCGAGGTCGGCGAGATTCGGTACGTCGAAATCGAGGACATCGGTAAGCAGGGCGACGGCATCGCCCGCGTCGAACGTGGCTACGTCATCATCGTTCCGGGCGCCGAAATCGGCGAACGCGTCAAAATCGAGATCACCGAGGTCAAATCCAACTTCGCGGTCGGCGAGATCATCGACGAGGACTTCTGAACGGCGTGCCGGTCGTCGGCGAACCGCGCCGACACGACCGGACGGCGACCACCGACACAAGACCTATCTCTCGGCCGTGAAACGGCGTCTACATGCGACGCCGTGCCCTCCTCTCAGTTAGCGCAACCGGCCTGGCCGCGACGGCTGGCTGTCTCGGCCCCGCGTTCGGCTTCGGCACCGACTGCCCGCGCGGGGCCGACCTGCGCCTCCGGCCGACGACCGACGCCGACACCGCCGACGGCGCCAGCGACCCCGTCGAATCGCTCTCGCCGCCCGAACGCGCGGCCGCCCGCGACGCCCTCGGCGGCGCCGAGCCGACGATGTGGGTGCCGGAACCCTCCTCCCCACCGTTCTCCGATTCGGCGTTCCTCGCGGCCGACGGGACGTACGTCGTCGCCGAGACGGCCGTCGTCTCCACGGCCGACCGCACCGGTTACGAGTTCACGCTGGAGACCGGCCCCGAGACGACGGCGACCGGGGACGCCCTGGCCTTCGCCGACCTTCCCGCAGTCGACCGGACGGCGTTCTACGCGGCCCTCGGCTACCCGGGCCGTCGAGAGATGGAGCGGTTCGAACGCGCTCGTTCGATCAGCATCGGCGCCCTGCTCGCGTACCCCGACGACGAGGCGGAGTCGCGATCCGAACTCGTCCCGGACCCGGCCGCCGAGACGCTCCACCTCGGTGGTCAGGAGTTCCGGTTCCGGATCGAGCGAACGAAACCCACGACCGTCGAGACCCGACGGGTCGCGGTGCGGATGGTCGCCGACTCGACGGACGAGTTCGTCGCCCTCGTCTACGACCGGTACGGGGTCGACCTCGACGAACGCGACCTCTCGGCCGAGCAACGCGACATCGTCGAGACGGCCATCGACGACGGCTACGACGAGTGTGCGCCATACTCCGAGGCGTACGCGGACCTCCAGCGAACGCTCGGCCGGCAGGTGACGCGGGTGACCGACGACGGCGACGGCGTCGCGACCACGCCCGCCGCCGACGCGCCCGACCGGGTCGACTACGCCAACTACGAGAACGAGTGGTACGTCGTTCAGCTCTCGGAGTACGTCGTTTAGTCCGCCGACTCCATCGAGTCGACCGCCGCGAACCGCGATAGATCGGCGTCGACACCCACCTCACCGAGCGAGGCGTAGGGACGATTCACCACGATGTCGCCCGCGGTGGAGCGGCCGACGCCCGGAAGCGCGGTGAGTTCGTCCATCGACGCCGTGTTGGGGTCGAGCGGGTGGGGGACGCCGGTCACCGAGCGGTAACCGTAGTCGACGAGCGCCACGTCCATCGTCGCCCCCAGTTCGCGCTCGCCGGGCACCGCGACCAGCAGGGGATAGGTTCCGAGCTGGCGGCCGAACGTCTTGCCGCCCTCGTGGTACTCCAGATGCACGTCGGGGAGGACGGTTCCCGGCGGCGCGACCCGGCGGAGCATCGGCTGATCGATCTCCTCGCGCACCTCGCGTTTGTACCGCTTGAACTGCTTCTTGTGGTCGTGGGCGACCTCGGCGCCGGTGTCGCTCATCTCCGTCCCCGCGAACGCCATCACCTGCCGGATGTTGATGCGCCGGAGCATCAGCCCCTCGTCGTAGACGCGCTGGAGGAACCGCTTGTTGTGCGCGAACGTCTCCTCGCGCTCGCCCGCGAGGCCGTGGACGAGGTTGATTCCCGGCAGGAGCTTGGGGAGGCGATTCGCGGCGCCGTCGCCCGTCGTCGGCGCGTCCGCGGGGTCGTCGCCGGGGCGCCACCCTGCTTCCTCGTTGACGACCCGCACCGCTTCCAGACACTCCTCGGCCGTGACGAGGAGGTTGTTCTCCTCCTGGACGACGGGGTCGGCTGATTCGAGACCGAACGCCGCCGTATCGCCCGCGGTGTTGTGCTCGGCGATGATGCGGATGGCCTCGCGTGACTTCTCGGGGTAGTCGACGATGGTGACGGGGTTCATGTTGTCGAGGTGGAGCGTCCCGAGGTCGGGCGCCACCTCCCGGATGCCCGCGTACAGTCGGCGGAGCGCGTCGGGGTTCGGCGCCTCGCCGTCGCCGCCGAACGCGAGGATGTCGGCCTGTCGGCCCAGCCGGAAGTGTCGGACGCCGCGGTCGTAGAGCGCCTCGACTTCGCGGACGACCGACTCGGCGGAGCGGAATCCCGGATCGCCGTACAGCGGTTCGGTGCAAAAGGAACACCGGTAGGCACAGCCCCGCGAGGTTTCGAGTTCGGCGATCAGGTAGTCCGGATGGTTGGGGTGGTCCTCGACGACGAACGCACCCAGCGCGGCCCAGCGGTCGAGGTCGGCGTTGTCGCGCATGCGGTTGCCGAACCCCTCCAAGCCACTCGCCACGAGGTCGTGGGCCGCCGCCTCCACGTCCCCCTTGGCGACGAAGTCGTAGTCGAGGTCCTTGCGCTCCATCTCCTGGGCGCCGGCGTTCTCCTCGCCGACGCCGAAGCGGACGGGACCGCCCATCAGCGTCGTGCCGTCGGCGGTCCACGCCAGCTCTCGAACCTCGTCGGGTTCGGCGGGGGTGCCCCCGACGTACTTCCCGGGGACGGTCATGCCGCCGAGGTAGATCAGGAGGTCGGCGTCGGCCACGTCGCGCCACTTCGAGCGGTCGTCGCGGAGTTCGTCGATGGTGTGGTAGTCGATTCCCGACTCGGGCACGCCGGCGTCGACCAGCGCGCCCGCGGTGAAGCGGGGGTACGTCGAGACGTACGGCGGGACCCCGAAGTGTGCGGGTTCGTCGACGTAGCCGTCGACGATGGTGACGGCGAGGTCTGCGGGGTCGATCATGGAGGCCGTTCGCGGTCGACGCGTAAAACCGTGTTCGTGTGGGTTCCGCCCCCAAAGGCACAAGTCGACCTAATCCTACGGGACGATATGCCGAAGGCTCTCCCGAACCCGCCGCAGGCCGGCCTCCTGAACGCCATGCGATTCGGCAGGGATACGTTCCGCTTTCTGGGGGTGATGCAGTCCCGCTACCGGGACGGCGTGGCCGTCCCAATCCCCGGCCGCGCGCCCCTCGTCGTGTTGACGAACCCCGAACTCGTCCACGAGGCCCTCTCCCGCCCCGAGACGTTCGGGCGCGTCCCCGCCCAGGAGTCGGCGGCGCTCATCGCCGAGGGCGGCCTCGTCCAGAGCGACGGCCCGCTCTGGCGACAGCAGCGGTCGATCATGAACCCCGCCTTCGACAGTCGACAGGTGCGGACCTACGCCGACAGCGTCGGCGAACGCGTCGCGACCATCGCGGACGACTGGGCCGACCGCGGCCGGTTCGAGACCAACCTCCACCGCGAGATGACCCGGATGACCGTCCGCGTCGCCTCGGAGGTGTTGCTCGGCGAGGACATCGGCCACGACCGAGCCGAGCAGTTCCACGAGTGGATGCAGACCGCCGGCACGGAGTTCGAGTTCGACCTCGCGAGCGTCGGCCCGGACTGGCTCCCGAGTCGCATCTCCCCCGAGTTTCGCGAGGCCGCGGCGGGCATCCGCGGGCTGAGCGAGGACATCATCGAGCGCCGCCGGCGGCTCGTCGAAGAGGGCGACTCCGGACGGAACATGGTGACGATGCTCCTCCGGGCCGAGGACGACCCCGACGTCGACTACCCCGAGAACCAGATCCGCGACGAGGTGTCGACGTTCCTCATCGCCGGCCACGAGACGACGGCGCTGAGTCTCACCTACACGACGGCGCTGCTCTCGTGGTATCCCGACGTCCGCGAACGGGTTCGCGAGGAGGCCGAGACGGTTCTCGGTTCTGAGCCGCCGAGTCACGGCGACGTGCGGGACCTCCCGTACACCATGCGCGTCTATCGCGAGGCGCTGCGGCTCTACCCCCCGGCGTGGGCGGTGTTCCGCCGGGCCAACCGAAAGGCCCGCCTCGGCGACTACCGCGTCGACGAGGGCGCGGCGGTCATCATGCCCCAGTGGTCGATCCACCGCTCCGGCCGCTACTTCGACGATCCCGACACCTTCGACCCGGACCGCTGGGAGCGCCACAATCCGAACGACACGCCGGCGTACTTCCCGTTCTCGTCCGGGCCGCACGCCTGCGTCGGCAAGCAGTTCGCCCTCTCGGGGGCGACACTGACGCTCGCCCGCTTGGTGCGTGATTTCGACATCGACGTGCCACAGGACGCCCTCGACGACCTGCGGGTGACGCCGACGCTGCGCCCGGGCAACGGCGTCCCCGCCGAGATACACCCCGCGGAATGAGGGCCCGCGAATCGACCGCACCCCCGCGGCTGGGGGGCGACGCGTGACGGTCGGCGGCGTCTCCCGTCCGGGCGGCACCGACGGCGCCGTGGAGACGCTCTCGACCGGCCACCGGGTCGAACTCCCGCTCTCGACGACGGCGCGCGCTCGGGGGGTCGTCCTCCCCGCGTCGCGGTCCGGGGTCCGGTCGATCCTTCCCGAGAGCCTGCGGCCGGTGCGGGTGACGCCCACCCGCGCCGCCGTGACCTTCCTCTCCGTCGCGTACGACCGAATCGGCGGGAGCGACATCGATCCCTACGACGAGTTCGGCGTCCTCTTTCCGGCCGTTCCCGCCGACGCCCCGCCCGTCTCGGCGATCCGACGCGTCGGCGGCTACGTCGACTTCCTCCCGGTCACGACCGAGCCTGCACGGGCGCTTGGCGTCGAGGTGTGGGGCTATCCGAAGGCCGTCGCCGATATCACACACCGCGAGCGGGGAGCGACGCGGCGGACGACGGTCACCGTCGACGGCGAGGGGTTCGTCGCGCTGTCCGTCGACCGGCCCCCAACGGTCGAGACTTGCCTCTCGTCGGCCAGCTACACCACGATGGACGGCCGCCTCCTCCGTGAACGGCTGACCGTCGACGGGCGGGTCGGGGCGTGGCCGGCGAGCGGGGCGTTCTCGGTGACCCTCGGCGACCATCCCCGTGCGGACCGGCTCCGCCGTCTCGACGTCGGCGACCGGGCGATCCTGCGGGTCGCCGCCGACGTCGAGTTCACCATCCACGCGGGCCGACGCGTCGGGAGCGAGTGACGCCGTCCCACGAAGGCTAATGTTGATTAGTCGCGCATCCTAACCCCTCACCATGCCTGCAACGAAGGAGATCAAGTGTACGAGCGCCGACTGCGAGCTCGACATGTTCGAGAACCACTACACCTACGACATCGCGGACGATCACACCGTCGCCGACCTCTCCTGTCCGCTCTGTGGCGGCACCGACTGTCTCGAGGAGATCGAACTATGACCGGGTTCAAGGAGTTCGGCAAGTCGGCGGCCAACGCCGTCCTGGAGCGAGTCGGTCGCGGCGTCGGGAAGGTTCAGGAACGAAAGCCGCTCTCGTACGACGTTCTGGAGTCCGAGGACGCCTACCTCGTCGTCTTCGACGCGCCGGGGGTCACCCGCAGCGACGTGCAGGTGCGCTACGTCGAGGGCGAGGTGCAGGTTCGCCTCGACCGTTTCCGCGACTTCCACGAGGGCTTCGAGATGCGGTTCCCGGGTCGCGGCCTCTCGCTCGACGGCCGCGCACGCCTCCCGCCGGACGCCGACGTGGAGGCCGGCGAGGCGTCGGCCACCCTGAGCAAGAACGGGACGCTCCGCATCGAGGTGCCGAAACACGCCGACGGGACGGACGTGGCGGTCGTGGAGGAGCCGGACGACCAGGACGAAGACGAGGGGGCCGCCGACGCCGCCGCCGACGACGCGTCGTAATCAGACCGGATACTCCGCGTCGGGATCGACCACGCGGTCAACCTCGGGCGGCATCTCCCAGTCGGTCGTCAGTTCGAGCAGTTGGACGAGCATCCGCCCGGTCGCCCCCCAGACGGTGTAGCCGTCGACGTAGAAGAAGTGGAGTCGAATGTCACCGTAGTAGGGGTGGTCGCGGCGCTCGGACTCGTAGTTGTCGAGGTCGGTCAGCGCCGCGACCGGGAGGACGGCGATTTCGGCCACCTCGCGTTCGTCGGGGACGTACTCGCGGTCGGGGACGCGCGAGACGAACGGGCGGACGCTGTAGTCGCTGACCGTCGGGATGTCGTCGAGGCGGCCGACGACGTCGATTTCCTCCGACCGGAGTCCGATCTCCTCGTTGGCCTCGCGACGCGCCGTCGCCTCTAGGTCCGCGTCGCTGGGTTCGCGCCCACCCCCCGGAAAACTCATCTGGCCCGGATGCTGGCCGAGGTGGTCCGCGCGCTTCGTAAAGAGGAGCGCGTCGCCGTCGCCGCGGGAGACGATGGGTGCGACGACCGCCGCCTCGCGCTCGGCGTCCTCGACGGTCCGTGGCGTATGCCGGGCGAGCGCGGACAGGTCCATGCGCATGGTGTGTCGGGAAGCCCCGTGTCGGTTTCGGTCGGGGCGTCGTGTCGTCTACGGTCCGGGGGGTGCTTTCAGTTGCGGTTCTCCAGTTCGTCGTCGAGTCGACTCCGAACGCCGCTCACGTCGGTCGCTCCCCACGTTTCGAGGTCGTAGCTCACGTCGAACAGTCGCTCGACCCGGTCGGCGTCGCCGGCGTCGACGGCCCGCGCCGCCTCGGCCCGGAACCGACGCTCCGCGGCCTCGACCAGTTCGGCTCGGTCCGGCTCCCGTTCGGGTACGTCGAGGATGTGCGGGAGGTCCTCGGCGCCCTCCGGGAGGGCGGGAAACGCGGCCGGCCCGGGCGCCAGTAGCCTCGTCCCGTCCCGGTCGACGGGCACGAGGTAGTAGCCCGCTATCGCGTCGTCGACGGCCGCCTCGATGGCCTCGTCGTCGACGGCCTCGCCCCGCTTGAACGCGAGTTCGGCGAGCGCGTCTTCGAGTTCCGTGCGGGTCACGGCGCCGAAGAGGTCGACGACGCCCGCGAGTTCGTCGCCCGTCGCGTCGGCGAGAGTCATCGCGCCGCCTCCAGATCGGCCGCCGCGGCTTCCGCGATCCGGTCGGGAGTGACCGGGGCGTCGGCCCACGCCGGCAGGCGGCGATCCGTCCCCGGCGGCTCGATGGCGTCGACGTACGTTTCGATCTGGTCGAGTTCGTCGCCGCGGTCGTACGACAGCCCGTTGAACTTCGCGTCGAGTTCGTAGCTTCGCACGAGCGAGCGCGCCGTCTCTCGGTAGCGGTCGACCAGCGTGTCGTAGTCCGGGTCGACGCCGCCCTCGGTGACGACGCGAAGCAGCGCCGAGCCGACGTGTCGACTCATATCGGAGAGCCCCGTCGGCCCGCTCACCGCGCGGTGGTCGTGTTCGTACGTGCCCAGATCGACCTGTGCGCTCCCCTCGAAGTCGGCGTACTCGAAGGCGTCGCCGAGGGTGCCGACCTCCAGTCCCCACGACCGCTGTGGCCGGAAGCGCTCGACGAGGTCGGTCGTCGCGGCGAACTCGCCGGCGAGCGCGTAGCGAAACGACTCCAGATAGCGGAGGACGGGAGCGTCCCGACCCTCGCTCAGCGCGCGGACCAGCGGGACGAAAAACAGGCGAAAGAGACGGCCGTAGAGGCGGTCGTTCTCGACGCGTGCGTAGTAGCCCTTCGAGAAGTCGTCGCCGTGGGCGAGCGGGAAGAGCAGCCGTGGCACGTCCGCCCGGGAATAGCTCTTGGTGTCGGCGTCGTGGACGACGACGTACTCCCGGTCGAGCGCCTGCCCGAGGCCGAGCCACACGTCGCGACCCTTCCCGAACTCGCCGTCGAGGTCGTGGTCGTCGAGCAGGTCCTCCAGCCGCGGGCCGTTACACCAGAGCACCGACAGCGACAGGTCGAAGTCGGCGAGCCAGTCGTGGAAGTCGCCGACGCGCTCTTCGGGCGCCCGGAGCGGGACGATCACCTGCCCGGGATCGACCCGTTCCAGTTCCGAGAGGACACGATCCGGCGCCAGTCCGGCGTACTCGCGCTCGGTCATGGGGACGACGACCGTCGCGCGGTCGGTCGGCGCCGTCGGCGTCGGATCGGTCAGATCGTGGAGCGTCGTCACGCGTTCCTGGACGTACTCCATCACGCCCACCTGAGTGCGGCGCGGACAAAAGCCCGCCGCATCGGCCGGTCCGTTTTTTAAACAGGGGCGCCCAACGTGGGCACATGAAATCGACCCGGAAGGGACTCCGTGACGGTGAACTCGTCAAGGACACCTACGAGCGACTCACGTGCGCGGAGTGTGAGAAGGTGCTGAAAAAGCGGGACGACCCGGACGAGGTGTTCGCCGTGCGCATCTGTCCCGACTGTGGCCGGGAGTGGAAGGACCTGCGCTAGTTATCCCGCCGGCTGTAAGTCTCGAAACAGTCACAGAGTATTACTCGAAGACGGCGTCGAACGCCCGCGCGCCGAGCGGGTCGAACGTCCCCGCGGCGACGTTCTCCGCGACGTGATCGGGGTCGCTCGCTCCCACGAGCGCGCAGGTGACCCCCGGCGCGCTCCGTGCGAAGTTGAGCGCCCGCTGTGCGGGGGTGTCGCCCGTCAGTTCGGCGTCGACCGCCGGCGGGAGGCCGCCGGCGAGGTCACCCTGCCCGAGGCTGGCGCTCGTGAACACGTCCAGGTCGAGTTCGTGGGCCACCGCCAGCGCCGACCGGCGCTCCCCCTCGAACTCGTGGGCGCGGACGGTGAAGGCGTCGGCCATGTGGACGTTGAACGGGAGCTGGATCGCCTCGAATCCCGTCTCGTCCCGGCCGACCGTCTCTGCGGCCGCCCGGGCACGTTCGACGACCCGCGGGAGCGACAGGTGGGCGTCGTCCTCGGGCGGGACGCGAAACGCGTCCCACGTCGCCACGCCGTAGCGGCCGATGTCGCCCGCCGCGACCCGGCGCTCCAGTCGCTCGAACGTCGCTTCGAGTTCTTCGTACACGTCCCCGCGGGACCGAACGCGAAGCTGTGTCTCCGGGTTGTGGACGTAGTAGCAGTCAACCGTCTCGAGGCCGAGGGCGTCGAGCGAGCGGTCCAGCAGCGCCTCGATGGCGTCGGGGGCGATGCAGTGATATCCCGCAACGAGGTCCGCGGGGTCGACGGGACCGTTCTCGACGAACGTCTCGCGGACGTAGGCCGCGGGGTCGGCGGGGCGCTCGCCGTCGAAGGGGAGGAAGCCGCCCTTGGTGGCGACGACGACGGCGTCCCGATCCACGTCGGCCCCGTCTATCGCCCGTCCCACCACGCGTTCGCTTCGCCCACAGCGGTAGTTGACGGCGGTGTCGATCACGTTACAGCCTCCCTCCAATCCAGCGATCAGTGCGCGTTCGTAGGCCTCGTCGACGGCGTCGGTCGGGTCGCCGAGATACGTCCC
This window of the Haloplanus rubicundus genome carries:
- a CDS encoding HVO_0758 family zinc finger protein — translated: MKSTRKGLRDGELVKDTYERLTCAECEKVLKKRDDPDEVFAVRICPDCGREWKDLR
- a CDS encoding DUF7109 family protein yields the protein MTLADATGDELAGVVDLFGAVTRTELEDALAELAFKRGEAVDDEAIEAAVDDAIAGYYLVPVDRDGTRLLAPGPAAFPALPEGAEDLPHILDVPEREPDRAELVEAAERRFRAEAARAVDAGDADRVERLFDVSYDLETWGATDVSGVRSRLDDELENRN
- a CDS encoding aldo/keto reductase, translating into MATTRATWAYRDRFGDGFGRTYFRRFGPGVVSSVGLGTYLGDPTDAVDEAYERALIAGLEGGCNVIDTAVNYRCGRSERVVGRAIDGADVDRDAVVVATKGGFLPFDGERPADPAAYVRETFVENGPVDPADLVAGYHCIAPDAIEALLDRSLDALGLETVDCYYVHNPETQLRVRSRGDVYEELEATFERLERRVAAGDIGRYGVATWDAFRVPPEDDAHLSLPRVVERARAAAETVGRDETGFEAIQLPFNVHMADAFTVRAHEFEGERRSALAVAHELDLDVFTSASLGQGDLAGGLPPAVDAELTGDTPAQRALNFARSAPGVTCALVGASDPDHVAENVAAGTFDPLGARAFDAVFE
- a CDS encoding TRAM domain-containing protein, whose translation is MEISDNLLCLFSARVQSEDGSYVIEVPQREIETGSIDPDETYRVALISRERAESEESTESETPTSEPQPPVEVGEIRYVEIEDIGKQGDGIARVERGYVIIVPGAEIGERVKIEITEVKSNFAVGEIIDEDF
- a CDS encoding YkgJ family cysteine cluster protein, with the protein product MESLEAELDRARALNVSDLADAIESIGFECTRCGGCCKSDDEDPHTATVFPDEVRELQATTGYDWRDVARPMPYGLSAGADGPEGETFEWALQTDACGDCTFYEEREGEGRCTVHDDRPLICATYPFSVALGGTSQPMGEAVDEAGMVRAHECEGLGRDISRADAEDLARTLKQRAVRELEEAIGVRDNYEPVETESGEVVVYDSEGPKDLNGALR
- a CDS encoding cytochrome P450, whose product is MPKALPNPPQAGLLNAMRFGRDTFRFLGVMQSRYRDGVAVPIPGRAPLVVLTNPELVHEALSRPETFGRVPAQESAALIAEGGLVQSDGPLWRQQRSIMNPAFDSRQVRTYADSVGERVATIADDWADRGRFETNLHREMTRMTVRVASEVLLGEDIGHDRAEQFHEWMQTAGTEFEFDLASVGPDWLPSRISPEFREAAAGIRGLSEDIIERRRRLVEEGDSGRNMVTMLLRAEDDPDVDYPENQIRDEVSTFLIAGHETTALSLTYTTALLSWYPDVRERVREEAETVLGSEPPSHGDVRDLPYTMRVYREALRLYPPAWAVFRRANRKARLGDYRVDEGAAVIMPQWSIHRSGRYFDDPDTFDPDRWERHNPNDTPAYFPFSSGPHACVGKQFALSGATLTLARLVRDFDIDVPQDALDDLRVTPTLRPGNGVPAEIHPAE
- a CDS encoding radical SAM protein; the protein is MIDPADLAVTIVDGYVDEPAHFGVPPYVSTYPRFTAGALVDAGVPESGIDYHTIDELRDDRSKWRDVADADLLIYLGGMTVPGKYVGGTPAEPDEVRELAWTADGTTLMGGPVRFGVGEENAGAQEMERKDLDYDFVAKGDVEAAAHDLVASGLEGFGNRMRDNADLDRWAALGAFVVEDHPNHPDYLIAELETSRGCAYRCSFCTEPLYGDPGFRSAESVVREVEALYDRGVRHFRLGRQADILAFGGDGEAPNPDALRRLYAGIREVAPDLGTLHLDNMNPVTIVDYPEKSREAIRIIAEHNTAGDTAAFGLESADPVVQEENNLLVTAEECLEAVRVVNEEAGWRPGDDPADAPTTGDGAANRLPKLLPGINLVHGLAGEREETFAHNKRFLQRVYDEGLMLRRINIRQVMAFAGTEMSDTGAEVAHDHKKQFKRYKREVREEIDQPMLRRVAPPGTVLPDVHLEYHEGGKTFGRQLGTYPLLVAVPGERELGATMDVALVDYGYRSVTGVPHPLDPNTASMDELTALPGVGRSTAGDIVVNRPYASLGEVGVDADLSRFAAVDSMESAD
- a CDS encoding acetoacetate decarboxylase family protein, with translation MTVGGVSRPGGTDGAVETLSTGHRVELPLSTTARARGVVLPASRSGVRSILPESLRPVRVTPTRAAVTFLSVAYDRIGGSDIDPYDEFGVLFPAVPADAPPVSAIRRVGGYVDFLPVTTEPARALGVEVWGYPKAVADITHRERGATRRTTVTVDGEGFVALSVDRPPTVETCLSSASYTTMDGRLLRERLTVDGRVGAWPASGAFSVTLGDHPRADRLRRLDVGDRAILRVAADVEFTIHAGRRVGSE
- a CDS encoding NUDIX hydrolase; protein product: MDLSALARHTPRTVEDAEREAAVVAPIVSRGDGDALLFTKRADHLGQHPGQMSFPGGGREPSDADLEATARREANEEIGLRSEEIDVVGRLDDIPTVSDYSVRPFVSRVPDREYVPDEREVAEIAVLPVAALTDLDNYESERRDHPYYGDIRLHFFYVDGYTVWGATGRMLVQLLELTTDWEMPPEVDRVVDPDAEYPV
- a CDS encoding glycosyltransferase family protein, with the protein product MEYVQERVTTLHDLTDPTPTAPTDRATVVVPMTEREYAGLAPDRVLSELERVDPGQVIVPLRAPEERVGDFHDWLADFDLSLSVLWCNGPRLEDLLDDHDLDGEFGKGRDVWLGLGQALDREYVVVHDADTKSYSRADVPRLLFPLAHGDDFSKGYYARVENDRLYGRLFRLFFVPLVRALSEGRDAPVLRYLESFRYALAGEFAATTDLVERFRPQRSWGLEVGTLGDAFEYADFEGSAQVDLGTYEHDHRAVSGPTGLSDMSRHVGSALLRVVTEGGVDPDYDTLVDRYRETARSLVRSYELDAKFNGLSYDRGDELDQIETYVDAIEPPGTDRRLPAWADAPVTPDRIAEAAAADLEAAR
- a CDS encoding Hsp20/alpha crystallin family protein; this encodes MTGFKEFGKSAANAVLERVGRGVGKVQERKPLSYDVLESEDAYLVVFDAPGVTRSDVQVRYVEGEVQVRLDRFRDFHEGFEMRFPGRGLSLDGRARLPPDADVEAGEASATLSKNGTLRIEVPKHADGTDVAVVEEPDDQDEDEGAADAAADDAS
- a CDS encoding DUF7559 family protein produces the protein MPATKEIKCTSADCELDMFENHYTYDIADDHTVADLSCPLCGGTDCLEEIEL